gaatgcTTGGTTACTACTAGTTAAGATGTCCTTGAAATATAACCATGATTACGTTATAATAAGtacttctttatttttagaaaacatTGAATATACCTATTTTAGTTTTGAATGTagtaaacatttattattaaattccAGACACCGAatcttaataattatttaattttaccgaatattaaattaaaattaaatataataacttttatttattaaaccaTTTAACAAACAAGTGGTACGTACGTGATgattgtcattttttttttaaaagtaattgtTAACAAACAAATAACCGTTTTTGGAACATCTATAATTTTGGTATAAAATCAGAATTtataactaaattttttgcCTCTTTCATAAATTTAATCGAGTCACAACCAGATAACTTCATTGTTGTTGTAAATTCTTTCTTTAAGATGTCTAATACATGTGTTACACCACTTTCTCCACCAATAGTTAGACCATAAAGTATTGGCCTTCCAATAAAAGCCATATCTGCTCCAAGAGTAATAGCTTTAAATATGTCACTTCCACTACGAATACCTCcatcaataaaaattggTATTCTCTTTTGGACACTCCTAACAATTTCAGGTAAAGCTTCGATTGTTGAAACTGTTGTGTCTAATTGTCTTCCACCATGATTAGAAACCATTATAGCTGCAGCACCAGATTCAATTGCTTTTTCTGCATCATCACCACGAAGAATACCTTTAATTATAACTGGAATTTTAGAATAATCAACAAGCCATTTAACATCTTCCCATGTTAATGATGgatcaaaaaaatttgcagaatatttatttaattcaaaTGTACCTAATCtagaattattttctttttccaaaattgaaattttctttaaattagCCAACTCTAAATGATCAggtaatttaaaatcatttctTATATCTGCTCTTCTTGCACCTACAACAGGTGTATCAACAGTAAGGACAATAGCTTTAAAACCAGCAGCTTTAGCATTATCAACTAATTTCTTGGTAATTTctctatttttataaacatataattGAAACCATAAATTAGAATCACCATCAATTTccttttttatatcaaaaacaGATATATTTCCCATTGTACTAAAAATAACTGGAACTTGAGCTTTATGACATGCTTTTGCTGTTAATTTTTCACCACCATCATGTGCTAATCTATGAAATGCTGAGGGTGAAATTCCTATTGGATAAGGAAATGAAAAAACTTGATTTCCAAGTTTGATGGTTATCTCtgtattaatatttgaaacATTTCTCAAACAAAACGGTCTTATCAACAAgctagaaaaattttaaattaatattaataatataattaaattactttttatagcTCTCTAAATTCCTCCTTAAAGTAATTTCATCGTCTGCACCACCTTTATAATAA
This Strongyloides ratti genome assembly S_ratti_ED321, chromosome : 2 DNA region includes the following protein-coding sequences:
- a CDS encoding FMN-dependent dehydrogenase domain and Alpha-hydroxy acid dehydrogenase, FMN-dependent family and Aldolase-type TIM barrel domain-containing protein, with translation MKLSQNKKLLCLNDIENEALKQLPKRYGDYYKGGADDEITLRRNLESYKNLLIRPFCLRNVSNINTEITIKLGNQVFSFPYPIGISPSAFHRLAHDGGEKLTAKACHKAQVPVIFSTMGNISVFDIKKEIDGDSNLWFQLYVYKNREITKKLVDNAKAAGFKAIVLTVDTPVVGARRADIRNDFKLPDHLELANLKKISILEKENNSRLGTFELNKYSANFFDPSLTWEDVKWLVDYSKIPVIIKGILRGDDAEKAIESGAAAIMVSNHGGRQLDTTVSTIEALPEIVRSVQKRIPIFIDGGIRSGSDIFKAITLGADMAFIGRPILYGLTIGGESGVTHVLDILKKEFTTTMKLSGCDSIKFMKEAKNLVINSDFIPKL